From the genome of Spinacia oleracea cultivar Varoflay chromosome 2, BTI_SOV_V1, whole genome shotgun sequence, one region includes:
- the LOC130467121 gene encoding heavy metal-associated isoprenylated plant protein 3, translated as MGKGNKNGGGGGGGGEGGDNKDCGGGGGEKKDGGGGGGGGNLSIVMKIDLHCEGCTKRIRKCILKFPGVFNVEFEGESKVKIMAQNKVDPVKLRDGIQKKTLKKTELISPQPPKNTEKKNENKDDKPKELPVTTVMLKVVYHCDGCGNRLYKAVSSYKGVHEVSIEKEKDRVKVTGRIEAKKMVEELQKKLKKNVEIANDKKENGKKGGDQKENGGGGGGGNGGGNNGGGGNGGGGGGEKKEVKLEYMINSSGYIGIVNGTGRVVEIFDTPQFFSDDNPNACSVM; from the exons ATGGGGAAG GGGAATAAGAATGGCGGAGGAGGAGGCGGTGGAGGTGAAGGAGGAGACAATAAGGACTGTGGAGGTGGCGGCGGAGAGAAAAAGGAcggtggaggtggaggtggcGGCGGTAATCTCAGTATCGTCATGAAAATAGATTTGCACTGTGAAGGCTGCACTAAACGTATTCGAAAATGTATCCTCAAATTTCCAG GTGTTTTTAATGTTGAGTTTGAAGGAGAGAGCAAGGTGAAGATCATGGCGCAAAATAAAGTCGATCCAGTGAAGTTAAGAGATGGAATCCAGAAGAAAACTCTGAAAAAGACCGAATTGATCTCCCCTCAACCTCCGAAAAACACCGAGAAAAAGAATGAAAACAAAGACGATAAACCCAAAGAG CTGCCGGTGACGACGGTGATGTTGAAGGTGGTTTATCATTGTGACGGCTGTGGTAACAGGTTGTACAAAGCAGTCTCATCGTACAAAG GTGTTCATGAAGTGAGCATTGAGAAGGAAAAGGACAGGGTGAAGGTGACAGGGAGGATTGAGGCGAAGAAGATGGTGGAGGAGCTGCAGAAGAAGCTTAAGAAGAATGTGGAGATTGCCAATGATAAGAAAGAGAATGGGAAGAAAGGAGGAGATCAGAAGGAAAATGGTGGTGGCGGGGGTGGCGGCAACGGTGGTGGAAACAATGGTGGCGGCGGCaatggtggcggtggtggtggggAAAAGAAAGAGGTGAAACTGGAGTATATGATTAATTCTTCGGGTTATATAGGGATAGTTAATGGGACGGGCCGGGTTGTTGAGATTTTTGACACCCCTCAGTTTTTCagtgatgataacccgaacgcatgCTCAGTTATGTGA